One Vigna unguiculata cultivar IT97K-499-35 chromosome 7, ASM411807v1, whole genome shotgun sequence genomic region harbors:
- the LOC114192801 gene encoding SAC3 family protein A isoform X3, whose translation MGYSGYYNNYQQQPNHTYSQPVGAYQNTGAPYQPISSFQNTGSYAGSASYSSTYYNPADYQTTGGYQNSSGYGNQATVWNNGSYSSHPYTNYTPDSSGSYSSGAATTSLQYQQQYKQWADYYNQTEVSCAPGTENLSVASSSALGCPIPAVTSGYATPSSQPPQSYPPFWRQESSSSAIPSFQPAAVNGGDHDGYWKHGPQSSQIQQTNPIQPNYQSPLDLKSSYDTFQDQQKTLSSQGTNLYLPPPPPLPLPSQQVNLSPVQSAPSPDAKRVSKLQIPTNPRIASNLTFGQPKAEKDGSSTVSAPKPAYIAVSLPKPAEKVSSNDAANSILKPGMFPKSLRGYVERALARCKDDKQMTACQAVMKEMITKATADGTLNTRNWDMEPLFPMPDADVINKDSSLSSAQDSLLPKYKKSPRRSKSRWEPMPEEKPVDNPVLMSNDAVKFNSWVPNAKDRKVAMENKESKEDVLRNTKFSPLLQRMSSKALQRPFKKQRLTDASIVSENGDASSDSDKEQSLTSYYTSAMAFSDTPEERKRRENRSKRFDLQGHRTENNHSRKKHAGAGNLYNRRASALVLSKNFEDGASKAVEDIDWDALTVKGTCQEIEKRYLRLTSAPDPATVRPEEVLEKALLMVKNSQKNYLYKCDQLKSIRQDLTVQRIRNQLTVKVYETHARLALEFGDLPEYNQCQSQLKTLYAEGIEGSDMEFAAYNLLCVIMHSNNNRDLVSSMARLSPEAKKDEAVKHALAVRAAVTSGNYIAFFRLYKAAPNLNTCLMDLYVEKMRYKAVNCMCRSYRPTLPVSYISQVLGFSTGGAINGASDERDTDALEECSEWLKAHGASIITDNNGDTLLDAKVSASSLCMPEPDDAVAHGDTNLAVNDFLARAPL comes from the exons ATGGGATACTCGGGCTACTATAACAACTATCAGCAGCAGCCTAATCATACCTATTCACAGCCTGTAGGAGCATATCAAAACACAGGTGCTCCTTATCAGCCTATTTCCTCCTTTCAGAATACTGGGTCTTATGCTGGATCTGCAAGTTATTCAAGCACTTATTACAATCCTGCTGATTATCAGACTACTGGAGGTTACCAAAACAGCAGCGGATATGGAAATCAAGCGACTGTGTGGAACAATGGCAGTTACTCTTCTCATCCGTATACTAATTACACCCCAGATTCCAGTGGTTCCTATAGTTCTGGTGCTGCCACTACTTCATTGCAGTATCAGCAACAGTACAAACAGTGGGCAGACTACTACAATCAAACAGAAGTCAGCTGTGCACCTGGGACAGAGAACTTATCTGTCGCTAGTTCATCTGCTTTGGGTTGCCCTATTCCTGCAGTTACTAGCGGTTATGCAACTCCAAGTAGCCAGCCACCACAATCATATCCACCATTTTGGAGGCAAGAGTCCAGCTCTTCTGCTATACCTTCTTTTCAG CCTGCTGCAGTAAATGGTGGTGATCACGATGGTTACTGGAAACATGGGCCCCAAAGTTCTCAGATACAACAAACTAATCCTATTCAGCCAAACTATCAAAGTCCTTTGGATTTAAAATCTTCTTATGATACATTTCAGGATCAACAGAAGACTCTATCTTCTCAAGGAACCAATTTGTACCTCCCTCCTCCTCCTCCGCTGCCTCTCCCCTCTCAACAGGTAAACTTGTCACCTGTACAAAGTGCTCCATCTCCAGATGCAAAACGGGTAAGCAAACTTCAAATTCCTACAAATCCACGAATTGCTTCAAATTTGACATTTGGACAGCCCAAAGCCGAAAAGGATGGGTCTTCAACTGTTTCTGCTCCGAAACCTGCGTATATTGCTGTTTCGTTACCAAAGCCAGCTGAGAAAGTATCATCTAACGATGCTGCTAATTCCATACTTAAG CCTGGTATGTTTCCCAAGTCTTTACGTGGCTATGTGGAAAGAGCTTTGGCTCGTTGTAAAGATGATAAGCAAATGACTGCATGTCAGGCAGTCATGAAGGAG ATGATAACTAAGGCAACAGCTGATGGTACCCTCAACACACGAAATTGGGATATGGAACCACTTTTCCCAATGCCAGATGCAGATGTGATCAATAAAGA TAGTTCACTGTCATCAGCTCAGGATTCTTTGTTGCCAAAGTATAAAAAAAGTCCTAGACGATCTAAAAGTAGGTGGGAGCCCATGCCTGAGGAGAAGCCAGTTGACAATCCAGTGTTAATGAGTAATGATGCTGTGAAGTTCAATAGTTGGGTGCCTAATGCAAAGGACAGAAAG GTGGCAATGGAAAACAAAGAAAGCAAGGAGGACGTGTTGAGGAATACTAAATTTTCTCCATTACTGCAGAGAATGTCTAGTAAGGCTCTCCAAAGGCCATTTAAGAAGCAGCGTCTTACTGATGCTTCTATTGTTTCTGAAAATGGTGATGCATCTAGTGATAGTGACAAGGAACAAAGTTTGACTTCGTATTATACTTCTGCAATGGCATTTAGTGATACACCAGAGGAAAGGAAGAGACGCGAAAATCGTTCCAAAAGATTTGATTTACAAGGCCATCGAACAGAAAATAACCACTCTAGGAAAAAACATGCTGGAGCTGGAAACTTGTACAATAGAAGGGCTAGTGCCTTGGTTCTGAGCAAAAACTTTGAGGATGGTGCCAGCAAAGCTGTTGAGGATATTGACTGGGACGCTCTGACTGTGAAGGGCACTTGCCAGGAAATTGAAAAGCGATACCTGCGTCTAACTTCTGCCCCTGATCCTGCCACT GTACGACCTGAAGAGGTTCTTGAGAAAGCTCTATTGATGGTTAAGAATTCCCAGAAGAATTACCTTTATAAATGCGACCAGTTAAAGTCCATTCGCCAAGACCTAACTGTTCAACGAATACGCAATCAGTTGACAGTCAAG GTGTATGAAACACATGCCCGATTGGCACTAGAATTTGGGGACTTGCCTGAATATAATCAG TGTCAATCTCAGTTAAAAACTCTTTATGCCGAAGGAATTGAGGGCTCGGATATGGAATTTGCGGCTTACAACTTGCTTTGTGTTATTATGCATTCAAATAATAACAGAGATCTCGTGTCATCAATGGCCAG GTTGTCACCCGAAGCAAAGAAGGATGAAGCTGTAAAACATGCCCTTGCCGTTCGTGCTGCTGTAACTTCAGGAAATTATATTGCATTCTTTAGACTGTACAAAGCAGCTCCTAACTTAAACACCTGCCTTATGG ATCTATATGTTGAAAAGATGCGTTATAAGGCTGTGAACTGCATGTGCCGGTCATATCGCCCAACTCTACCTGTCTCGTACATTTCTCAGGTTCTTGGGTTTTCGACTGGAGGTGCCATAAATGGAGCCAGTGACGAAAGAGATACAGATGCTTTGGAAGAGTGTTCAGAATGGTTGAAAGCACACGGTGCTAGCATAATTACTGATAATAATGGAGATACACTACTTGATGCTAAA GTTTCAGCATCTTCTCTGTGTATGCCTGAGCCAGACGATGCTGTTGCCCACGGAGATACCAATCTTGCTGTTAATGACTTTTTAGCACGAGCACCTTTATAG
- the LOC114192801 gene encoding SAC3 family protein A isoform X2 yields MANEGSNTETLAPAEPHLFENRHVDASQHHQTSYAPATTGSEAASWTVHSSTGNGIYSNPTYQYDQHPQPPARSIQDGHNVSSVAGNSSNLGTANVTQDYNAYASYPSSSNPYGYGSMGYSGYYNNYQQQPNHTYSQPVGAYQNTGAPYQPISSFQNTGSYAGSASYSSTYYNPADYQTTGGYQNSSGYGNQATVWNNGSYSSHPYTNYTPDSSGSYSSGAATTSLQYQQQYKQWADYYNQTEVSCAPGTENLSVASSSALGCPIPAVTSGYATPSSQPPQSYPPFWRQESSSSAIPSFQPAAVNGGDHDGYWKHGPQSSQIQQTNPIQPNYQSPLDLKSSYDTFQDQQKTLSSQGTNLYLPPPPPLPLPSQQPKAEKDGSSTVSAPKPAYIAVSLPKPAEKVSSNDAANSILKPGMFPKSLRGYVERALARCKDDKQMTACQAVMKEMITKATADGTLNTRNWDMEPLFPMPDADVINKDSSLSSAQDSLLPKYKKSPRRSKSRWEPMPEEKPVDNPVLMSNDAVKFNSWVPNAKDRKVAMENKESKEDVLRNTKFSPLLQRMSSKALQRPFKKQRLTDASIVSENGDASSDSDKEQSLTSYYTSAMAFSDTPEERKRRENRSKRFDLQGHRTENNHSRKKHAGAGNLYNRRASALVLSKNFEDGASKAVEDIDWDALTVKGTCQEIEKRYLRLTSAPDPATVRPEEVLEKALLMVKNSQKNYLYKCDQLKSIRQDLTVQRIRNQLTVKVYETHARLALEFGDLPEYNQCQSQLKTLYAEGIEGSDMEFAAYNLLCVIMHSNNNRDLVSSMARLSPEAKKDEAVKHALAVRAAVTSGNYIAFFRLYKAAPNLNTCLMDLYVEKMRYKAVNCMCRSYRPTLPVSYISQVLGFSTGGAINGASDERDTDALEECSEWLKAHGASIITDNNGDTLLDAKVSASSLCMPEPDDAVAHGDTNLAVNDFLARAPL; encoded by the exons ATGGCGAACGAAGGAAGTAATACTGAGACCTTAGCTCCCGCGGAGCCACATCTGTTCGAG AACCGGCACGTTGATGCTAGCCAACATCATCAAACTTCGTATGCTCCCGCTACAACTGGGTCTGAAGCCGCATCATGGACTGTTCATAGCTCTACAGGAAATGGGATCTATTCTAATCCAACCTACCAGTATGATCAACATCCACAGCCGCCTGCAAGAAGCATTCAAGATGGACACAATGTATCATCAGTTGCTGGTAATTCATCAAATTTGGGAACAGCTAATGTAACCCAAGATTACAATGCATACGCATCATACCCAAGTTCTTCTAATCCATATGGTTATGGCAGCATGGGATACTCGGGCTACTATAACAACTATCAGCAGCAGCCTAATCATACCTATTCACAGCCTGTAGGAGCATATCAAAACACAGGTGCTCCTTATCAGCCTATTTCCTCCTTTCAGAATACTGGGTCTTATGCTGGATCTGCAAGTTATTCAAGCACTTATTACAATCCTGCTGATTATCAGACTACTGGAGGTTACCAAAACAGCAGCGGATATGGAAATCAAGCGACTGTGTGGAACAATGGCAGTTACTCTTCTCATCCGTATACTAATTACACCCCAGATTCCAGTGGTTCCTATAGTTCTGGTGCTGCCACTACTTCATTGCAGTATCAGCAACAGTACAAACAGTGGGCAGACTACTACAATCAAACAGAAGTCAGCTGTGCACCTGGGACAGAGAACTTATCTGTCGCTAGTTCATCTGCTTTGGGTTGCCCTATTCCTGCAGTTACTAGCGGTTATGCAACTCCAAGTAGCCAGCCACCACAATCATATCCACCATTTTGGAGGCAAGAGTCCAGCTCTTCTGCTATACCTTCTTTTCAG CCTGCTGCAGTAAATGGTGGTGATCACGATGGTTACTGGAAACATGGGCCCCAAAGTTCTCAGATACAACAAACTAATCCTATTCAGCCAAACTATCAAAGTCCTTTGGATTTAAAATCTTCTTATGATACATTTCAGGATCAACAGAAGACTCTATCTTCTCAAGGAACCAATTTGTACCTCCCTCCTCCTCCTCCGCTGCCTCTCCCCTCTCAACAG CCCAAAGCCGAAAAGGATGGGTCTTCAACTGTTTCTGCTCCGAAACCTGCGTATATTGCTGTTTCGTTACCAAAGCCAGCTGAGAAAGTATCATCTAACGATGCTGCTAATTCCATACTTAAG CCTGGTATGTTTCCCAAGTCTTTACGTGGCTATGTGGAAAGAGCTTTGGCTCGTTGTAAAGATGATAAGCAAATGACTGCATGTCAGGCAGTCATGAAGGAG ATGATAACTAAGGCAACAGCTGATGGTACCCTCAACACACGAAATTGGGATATGGAACCACTTTTCCCAATGCCAGATGCAGATGTGATCAATAAAGA TAGTTCACTGTCATCAGCTCAGGATTCTTTGTTGCCAAAGTATAAAAAAAGTCCTAGACGATCTAAAAGTAGGTGGGAGCCCATGCCTGAGGAGAAGCCAGTTGACAATCCAGTGTTAATGAGTAATGATGCTGTGAAGTTCAATAGTTGGGTGCCTAATGCAAAGGACAGAAAG GTGGCAATGGAAAACAAAGAAAGCAAGGAGGACGTGTTGAGGAATACTAAATTTTCTCCATTACTGCAGAGAATGTCTAGTAAGGCTCTCCAAAGGCCATTTAAGAAGCAGCGTCTTACTGATGCTTCTATTGTTTCTGAAAATGGTGATGCATCTAGTGATAGTGACAAGGAACAAAGTTTGACTTCGTATTATACTTCTGCAATGGCATTTAGTGATACACCAGAGGAAAGGAAGAGACGCGAAAATCGTTCCAAAAGATTTGATTTACAAGGCCATCGAACAGAAAATAACCACTCTAGGAAAAAACATGCTGGAGCTGGAAACTTGTACAATAGAAGGGCTAGTGCCTTGGTTCTGAGCAAAAACTTTGAGGATGGTGCCAGCAAAGCTGTTGAGGATATTGACTGGGACGCTCTGACTGTGAAGGGCACTTGCCAGGAAATTGAAAAGCGATACCTGCGTCTAACTTCTGCCCCTGATCCTGCCACT GTACGACCTGAAGAGGTTCTTGAGAAAGCTCTATTGATGGTTAAGAATTCCCAGAAGAATTACCTTTATAAATGCGACCAGTTAAAGTCCATTCGCCAAGACCTAACTGTTCAACGAATACGCAATCAGTTGACAGTCAAG GTGTATGAAACACATGCCCGATTGGCACTAGAATTTGGGGACTTGCCTGAATATAATCAG TGTCAATCTCAGTTAAAAACTCTTTATGCCGAAGGAATTGAGGGCTCGGATATGGAATTTGCGGCTTACAACTTGCTTTGTGTTATTATGCATTCAAATAATAACAGAGATCTCGTGTCATCAATGGCCAG GTTGTCACCCGAAGCAAAGAAGGATGAAGCTGTAAAACATGCCCTTGCCGTTCGTGCTGCTGTAACTTCAGGAAATTATATTGCATTCTTTAGACTGTACAAAGCAGCTCCTAACTTAAACACCTGCCTTATGG ATCTATATGTTGAAAAGATGCGTTATAAGGCTGTGAACTGCATGTGCCGGTCATATCGCCCAACTCTACCTGTCTCGTACATTTCTCAGGTTCTTGGGTTTTCGACTGGAGGTGCCATAAATGGAGCCAGTGACGAAAGAGATACAGATGCTTTGGAAGAGTGTTCAGAATGGTTGAAAGCACACGGTGCTAGCATAATTACTGATAATAATGGAGATACACTACTTGATGCTAAA GTTTCAGCATCTTCTCTGTGTATGCCTGAGCCAGACGATGCTGTTGCCCACGGAGATACCAATCTTGCTGTTAATGACTTTTTAGCACGAGCACCTTTATAG
- the LOC114189780 gene encoding ABC transporter G family member 6-like yields the protein MSSRIVADNSLSINNVTTPYFDLMEMDDLTRRPASAEMPTLGQLLKHVGDARKEAAGDGSETPVHHALDIVDAAGVGPRSLPFVLSFSNLTYSVKARRKMSLSSVFPRRRSRLGGSAVAEAPAVGESMFRRTKTLLNDISGEARDGEIMAVLGASGSGKSTLIDALANRIAKGSLKGTVALNGETLESRLLKVISAYVMQDDLLFPMLTVEETLMFAAEFRLPRTLSKSKKNARVQALIEQLGLRNAAKTVIGDEGHRGVSGGERRRVSIGIDIIHDPILLFLDEPTSGLDSTSAFLVVKVLQRIAQSGSIVIMSIHQPSYRILGLLDRMIFLSRGQTVYSGSPSQLPVFFSEFGHPIPETDNRTEFALDLIRELEGSPGGTKSLVEFNKSWQSMTKHHQTTTEAERNGLSLKEAISASISRGKLVSGATNTNPNPSSMVPTFANPFWIEMATLSKRSFLNSRRMPELFGIRLGAVMVTGFILATMFWQLDNSPKGVQERLGFFAFAMSTTFYTTADALPVFLQERYIFMRETAYNAYRRISYLVSHAVVALPALAFLSLAFAATTFWAVGLDGGVSGFLFYFLIIFASFWAGNSFVTFLSGVVPHVMLGYTIVVAILAYFLLFSGFFINRDRIPSYWIWFHYLSLVKYPYEAVLQNEFDDPVKCFVRGVQIFDNTPLGSVPQALKLKLLDAMSNTLGMNITTSTCLTTGSDILRQNGVTDLTKWNCLWVTVAWGFFFRFLFYFSLLLGSKNKRS from the coding sequence ATGTCATCTCGCATTGTTGCGGACAATTCATTATCCATAAACAATGTCACCACTCCCTACTTCGATTTAATGGAAATGGACGACCTCACGCGCCGCCCCGCCTCCGCTGAGATGCCCACTCTCGGACAGCTCCTCAAGCACGTCGGAGATGCCAGGAAGGAAGCCGCCGGTGATGGGAGTGAGACACCGGTTCATCACGCGCTTGATATAGTTGACGCCGCCGGAGTTGGGCCTCGCTCGCTGCCATTCGTCCTCTCCTTCAGCAACCTCACATACAGCGTCAAGGCGCGCCGTAAAATGAGCCTCTCCTCTGTCTTCCCCCGCCGTAGAAGCCGCCTCGGCGGGTCCGCGGTGGCCGAGGCTCCTGCCGTCGGCGAGAGCATGTTCAGGCGGACCAAGACGCTGCTGAACGATATCTCCGGCGAGGCGCGCGACGGCGAGATCATGGCGGTTCTAGGTGCAAGCGGTTCTGGAAAGTCAACACTGATCGACGCGCTCGCGAACCGAATCGCCAAGGGAAGTCTAAAAGGCACGGTGGCGCTGAACGGCGAAACGCTGGAATCGCGTCTTCTGAAGGTGATCTCCGCGTACGTGATGCAGGATGACCTGCTTTTCCCGATGCTCACCGTGGAAGAGACTCTGATGTTCGCAGCGGAGTTCAGACTTCCGCGCACGCTCTCCAAGTCGAAGAAAAACGCCCGCGTCCAGGCTCTCATCGAGCAGCTAGGTCTTCGGAACGCCGCGAAAACAGTCATCGGTGACGAAGGCCACCGCGGGGTATCCGGCGGAGAGCGACGGAGAGTTTCCATCGGTATAGATATTATCCACGACCCGATCCTGCTGTTCCTGGACGAGCCAACCTCGGGACTTGACTCCACCAGCGCGTTCTTGGTGGTGAAGGTTTTGCAGAGAATCGCACAGAGCGGAAGCATCGTGATCATGTCCATTCACCAGCCGAGTTACCGAATCCTAGGGCTTCTGGACCGCATGATCTTCTTATCACGCGGCCAAACCGTTTACAGCGGTTCACCGTCGCAGTTACCGGTTTTCTTCTCCGAGTTCGGTCATCCGATTCCGGAAACCGACAATAGAACGGAGTTCGCGTTGGACCTGATTCGCGAACTGGAAGGCTCCCCCGGCGGAACGAAGAGCTTGGTCGAGTTCAACAAGTCGTGGCAGAGCATGACGAAGCATCATCAAACGACAACGGAGGCGGAACGGAACGGGTTGTCGTTGAAGGAAGCAATAAGCGCGAGCATTTCGCGAGGGAAACTGGTCTCCGGCGCCACGAACACGAATCCAAACCCGTCGTCAATGGTGCCAACTTTTGCGAATCCGTTTTGGATTGAGATGGCGACGCTGTCGAAGCGGTCGTTTTTGAACTCGAGAAGAATGCCTGAGTTGTTTGGGATAAGATTGGGTGCGGTGATGGTGACGGGGTTCATTCTTGCCACCATGTTTTGGCAACTCGATAACTCTCCGAAAGGAGTGCAAGAGAGACTCGGATTCTTCGCGTTTGCCATGTCAACAACTTTCTACACCACCGCCGACGCGCTTCCCGTGTTCCTCCAAGAACGCTACATTTTCATGAGGGAAACTGCTTACAACGCTTATCGGAGAATCTCCTATTTGGTCTCGCATGCGGTGGTGGCATTGCCGGCGCTAGCCTTTCTCTCGTTGGCTTTCGCGGCAACCACGTTCTGGGCCGTGGGCCTGGACGGTGGAGTTTCGggctttttgttttatttcctGATTATCTTTGCGTCGTTTTGGGCTGGGAATTCGTTCGTGACGTTCCTTTCCGGTGTGGTGCCTCACGTGATGCTGGGTTACACCATAGTGGTGGCCATTCTCGCGTATTTCTTGCTGTTCAGTGGATTCTTCATCAACAGGGATAGGATTCCCAGTTACTGGATTTGGTTCCACTATCTGTCACTGGTGAAGTACCCTTATGAAGCTGTTTTGCAGAACGAGTTCGATGACCCAGTGAAGTGCTTCGTGAGGGGGGTCCAGATTTTCGATAACACGCCCCTTGGGTCGGTGCCACAGGCCCTGAAGCTTAAGCTTTTGGACGCCATGAGCAACACTCTCGGAATGAACATCACCACCTCCACCTGTTTGACCACCGGTTCCGACATTTTGCGGCAGAACGGGGTCACCGATTTGACCAAGTGGAACTGCTTGTGGGTCACAGTTGCCTGGGGATTCTTCTTTAGATTTCTCTTCTACTTCTCCCTCTTGCTGGGTAGTAAAAACAAGAGGAGttga
- the LOC114192801 gene encoding SAC3 family protein A isoform X1 encodes MANEGSNTETLAPAEPHLFENRHVDASQHHQTSYAPATTGSEAASWTVHSSTGNGIYSNPTYQYDQHPQPPARSIQDGHNVSSVAGNSSNLGTANVTQDYNAYASYPSSSNPYGYGSMGYSGYYNNYQQQPNHTYSQPVGAYQNTGAPYQPISSFQNTGSYAGSASYSSTYYNPADYQTTGGYQNSSGYGNQATVWNNGSYSSHPYTNYTPDSSGSYSSGAATTSLQYQQQYKQWADYYNQTEVSCAPGTENLSVASSSALGCPIPAVTSGYATPSSQPPQSYPPFWRQESSSSAIPSFQPAAVNGGDHDGYWKHGPQSSQIQQTNPIQPNYQSPLDLKSSYDTFQDQQKTLSSQGTNLYLPPPPPLPLPSQQVNLSPVQSAPSPDAKRVSKLQIPTNPRIASNLTFGQPKAEKDGSSTVSAPKPAYIAVSLPKPAEKVSSNDAANSILKPGMFPKSLRGYVERALARCKDDKQMTACQAVMKEMITKATADGTLNTRNWDMEPLFPMPDADVINKDSSLSSAQDSLLPKYKKSPRRSKSRWEPMPEEKPVDNPVLMSNDAVKFNSWVPNAKDRKVAMENKESKEDVLRNTKFSPLLQRMSSKALQRPFKKQRLTDASIVSENGDASSDSDKEQSLTSYYTSAMAFSDTPEERKRRENRSKRFDLQGHRTENNHSRKKHAGAGNLYNRRASALVLSKNFEDGASKAVEDIDWDALTVKGTCQEIEKRYLRLTSAPDPATVRPEEVLEKALLMVKNSQKNYLYKCDQLKSIRQDLTVQRIRNQLTVKVYETHARLALEFGDLPEYNQCQSQLKTLYAEGIEGSDMEFAAYNLLCVIMHSNNNRDLVSSMARLSPEAKKDEAVKHALAVRAAVTSGNYIAFFRLYKAAPNLNTCLMDLYVEKMRYKAVNCMCRSYRPTLPVSYISQVLGFSTGGAINGASDERDTDALEECSEWLKAHGASIITDNNGDTLLDAKVSASSLCMPEPDDAVAHGDTNLAVNDFLARAPL; translated from the exons ATGGCGAACGAAGGAAGTAATACTGAGACCTTAGCTCCCGCGGAGCCACATCTGTTCGAG AACCGGCACGTTGATGCTAGCCAACATCATCAAACTTCGTATGCTCCCGCTACAACTGGGTCTGAAGCCGCATCATGGACTGTTCATAGCTCTACAGGAAATGGGATCTATTCTAATCCAACCTACCAGTATGATCAACATCCACAGCCGCCTGCAAGAAGCATTCAAGATGGACACAATGTATCATCAGTTGCTGGTAATTCATCAAATTTGGGAACAGCTAATGTAACCCAAGATTACAATGCATACGCATCATACCCAAGTTCTTCTAATCCATATGGTTATGGCAGCATGGGATACTCGGGCTACTATAACAACTATCAGCAGCAGCCTAATCATACCTATTCACAGCCTGTAGGAGCATATCAAAACACAGGTGCTCCTTATCAGCCTATTTCCTCCTTTCAGAATACTGGGTCTTATGCTGGATCTGCAAGTTATTCAAGCACTTATTACAATCCTGCTGATTATCAGACTACTGGAGGTTACCAAAACAGCAGCGGATATGGAAATCAAGCGACTGTGTGGAACAATGGCAGTTACTCTTCTCATCCGTATACTAATTACACCCCAGATTCCAGTGGTTCCTATAGTTCTGGTGCTGCCACTACTTCATTGCAGTATCAGCAACAGTACAAACAGTGGGCAGACTACTACAATCAAACAGAAGTCAGCTGTGCACCTGGGACAGAGAACTTATCTGTCGCTAGTTCATCTGCTTTGGGTTGCCCTATTCCTGCAGTTACTAGCGGTTATGCAACTCCAAGTAGCCAGCCACCACAATCATATCCACCATTTTGGAGGCAAGAGTCCAGCTCTTCTGCTATACCTTCTTTTCAG CCTGCTGCAGTAAATGGTGGTGATCACGATGGTTACTGGAAACATGGGCCCCAAAGTTCTCAGATACAACAAACTAATCCTATTCAGCCAAACTATCAAAGTCCTTTGGATTTAAAATCTTCTTATGATACATTTCAGGATCAACAGAAGACTCTATCTTCTCAAGGAACCAATTTGTACCTCCCTCCTCCTCCTCCGCTGCCTCTCCCCTCTCAACAGGTAAACTTGTCACCTGTACAAAGTGCTCCATCTCCAGATGCAAAACGGGTAAGCAAACTTCAAATTCCTACAAATCCACGAATTGCTTCAAATTTGACATTTGGACAGCCCAAAGCCGAAAAGGATGGGTCTTCAACTGTTTCTGCTCCGAAACCTGCGTATATTGCTGTTTCGTTACCAAAGCCAGCTGAGAAAGTATCATCTAACGATGCTGCTAATTCCATACTTAAG CCTGGTATGTTTCCCAAGTCTTTACGTGGCTATGTGGAAAGAGCTTTGGCTCGTTGTAAAGATGATAAGCAAATGACTGCATGTCAGGCAGTCATGAAGGAG ATGATAACTAAGGCAACAGCTGATGGTACCCTCAACACACGAAATTGGGATATGGAACCACTTTTCCCAATGCCAGATGCAGATGTGATCAATAAAGA TAGTTCACTGTCATCAGCTCAGGATTCTTTGTTGCCAAAGTATAAAAAAAGTCCTAGACGATCTAAAAGTAGGTGGGAGCCCATGCCTGAGGAGAAGCCAGTTGACAATCCAGTGTTAATGAGTAATGATGCTGTGAAGTTCAATAGTTGGGTGCCTAATGCAAAGGACAGAAAG GTGGCAATGGAAAACAAAGAAAGCAAGGAGGACGTGTTGAGGAATACTAAATTTTCTCCATTACTGCAGAGAATGTCTAGTAAGGCTCTCCAAAGGCCATTTAAGAAGCAGCGTCTTACTGATGCTTCTATTGTTTCTGAAAATGGTGATGCATCTAGTGATAGTGACAAGGAACAAAGTTTGACTTCGTATTATACTTCTGCAATGGCATTTAGTGATACACCAGAGGAAAGGAAGAGACGCGAAAATCGTTCCAAAAGATTTGATTTACAAGGCCATCGAACAGAAAATAACCACTCTAGGAAAAAACATGCTGGAGCTGGAAACTTGTACAATAGAAGGGCTAGTGCCTTGGTTCTGAGCAAAAACTTTGAGGATGGTGCCAGCAAAGCTGTTGAGGATATTGACTGGGACGCTCTGACTGTGAAGGGCACTTGCCAGGAAATTGAAAAGCGATACCTGCGTCTAACTTCTGCCCCTGATCCTGCCACT GTACGACCTGAAGAGGTTCTTGAGAAAGCTCTATTGATGGTTAAGAATTCCCAGAAGAATTACCTTTATAAATGCGACCAGTTAAAGTCCATTCGCCAAGACCTAACTGTTCAACGAATACGCAATCAGTTGACAGTCAAG GTGTATGAAACACATGCCCGATTGGCACTAGAATTTGGGGACTTGCCTGAATATAATCAG TGTCAATCTCAGTTAAAAACTCTTTATGCCGAAGGAATTGAGGGCTCGGATATGGAATTTGCGGCTTACAACTTGCTTTGTGTTATTATGCATTCAAATAATAACAGAGATCTCGTGTCATCAATGGCCAG GTTGTCACCCGAAGCAAAGAAGGATGAAGCTGTAAAACATGCCCTTGCCGTTCGTGCTGCTGTAACTTCAGGAAATTATATTGCATTCTTTAGACTGTACAAAGCAGCTCCTAACTTAAACACCTGCCTTATGG ATCTATATGTTGAAAAGATGCGTTATAAGGCTGTGAACTGCATGTGCCGGTCATATCGCCCAACTCTACCTGTCTCGTACATTTCTCAGGTTCTTGGGTTTTCGACTGGAGGTGCCATAAATGGAGCCAGTGACGAAAGAGATACAGATGCTTTGGAAGAGTGTTCAGAATGGTTGAAAGCACACGGTGCTAGCATAATTACTGATAATAATGGAGATACACTACTTGATGCTAAA GTTTCAGCATCTTCTCTGTGTATGCCTGAGCCAGACGATGCTGTTGCCCACGGAGATACCAATCTTGCTGTTAATGACTTTTTAGCACGAGCACCTTTATAG